A single genomic interval of Oncorhynchus tshawytscha isolate Ot180627B linkage group LG15, Otsh_v2.0, whole genome shotgun sequence harbors:
- the LOC112214778 gene encoding dr1-associated corepressor produces the protein MPSKKKKYNARFPPARIKKIMQTDEEIGKVAAAVPVIISRALELFLESLLTKACQVTQSRNAKTMTTSHLKQCIELEQQFDFLKDLVAAVPDMQGEGEENHAEGGEKGARRGRKPGSGRKNGGARSKGKDKKLSDTESEQEDDSEDSETDGDEEDGSQSSTNLQPQSRFHSPDTIPPQYLHMGTAQGGLAMSLGSFAPHPSLMGTAPPPPPSMPHKDDDDDDEDYDS, from the exons GCCAGGATTAAGAAGATCATGCAGACTGATGAAGAGATAGGCAAAGTGGCTGCCGCAGTTCCTGTCATCATAT CACGAGCTCTGGAGCTGTTCCTGGAGTCTCTCCTGACGAAAGCCTGTCAAGTCACCCAGTCCCGGAATGCAAAAACAATGACAACGTCACACTT aaaACAGTGCATTGAGCTGGAGCAGCAGTTTGACTTCCTGAAGGACCTGGTAGCAGCAGTGCCAGACAtgcagggtgagggagaggagaaccaCGCAGAGGGGGGGGAAAAAGGTGCACGCAG AGGTCGAAAGCCGGGGTCAGGCCGCAAGAACGGAGGAGCCCGCTCCAAGGGAAAAGACAAGAAGCTATCAGACACAGAGTCGGAGCAAGAG GATGACTCTGAGGATAGCGAGACAGATGGGGATGAGGAGGACGGTTCTCAGTCAAGCACAAACCTGCAGCCGCAATCCCGATTCCACAG CCCAGACACCATACCACCTCAGTACCTCCACATGGGCACCGCACAGGGGGGCCTGGCCATGTCCCTAGGCTCCTTTGCCCCCCACCCCTCGCTGATGGGCACCGCACCCCCGCCTCCCCCATCCATGCCGCACAAAGACGATGACGACGACGATGAAGACTATGACTCTTAG